gttcgaacccggaacctatgggttttagccgaaagacaaaatttaaagaccacaaatatgaggggcaaaatttaaataccaccccaaaaaaagggcaattaTGCGAATTGCCCAATGGAAAAGCTCTTATCCCACCAAtgaagggcaatttgcacgattgcctttATTCGCAAGACAAAATTTAGTAGTAAAATTATGTCTATTTGGGCAagagttaggccttaaggcatttAGCAGCTATACCCAGATGaataattgaaataaaacaacatTGTTTTTACTTATCAAATGAACGAAAATAATCCACGAAGTAATGCCCAGTGCTACACGAGTGAAATTTGGTCTGACAATTATGTAAATTGGATGAGTGTTTTTTTTCTTGAGCAATTTTTTTCTAAATAAAAGACGAAAGCAGCAACAGCAAAAGAGGAGAAGGAGGAGTGGGAGGGGGTGACAAGATGGGTGGGTCgagtaaaaaacaaaaaaattaaaaaatttaaaacttcttttcaagattttttatTTGGGCGGAGGTGGGTGGGTGGTGTAAAAAACCATTTTtttcaaaaacattttttttttggggtgggtggGTCGGTGAAGtaacaaaccaaaaaaaaaaaatcaaaactttttttcaaggtttttttttgtggggtgcaaaaaaccaaaaacatttttttttttaaaaccaatttttttaaatttttttttggttgggggggcgctggtgaaaaaacaaaacaaaaaaaaaatcaatattttttattatttttttgtttttatttgggGGTGGGGGCTATGtgttttttggaatttttttccCCACCAATTTTAGGTAAGTAAGATTAAGTTGGGCCaatgtaaaaaataaaatttgaggctAAAGTAATAAAAACAAAACTGTTTGGCAAATTGAAATATGATTAAAAGTTCTTAATCACTAATCCAAATATTATGACCTCTACTCGATAAAAAAACTTGAGTTATCTCCACTcaattttaaaactttttaatcaCCTATAATTAATAAGCCCGAGTAACATCAAGtttccccaaaaaaaaataaaaaaaaatacaccaAATTTCCACAGATTCCCCGCATTACTACACTCTCAAAAAAGACTTCCCGCCATTCCTCTCTATGAAATGAATATATTTCCAAATGCTAAAAAAGCTGACAAATTAGGGCTTTAACACCAATTTTAGCTGAAACCCATTTCTCAAAATTGGAAATATTCTTGAACTCTACATAACAATGGGTATACAAGGGCTTTTACCCCTCTTGAAATCGATAATGTTACCCATTAACATCAAGGACTTAAAGGGGTGCAATGTTGCTGTTGATACATATTCTTGGTTGCATAAGGGTGCACTTTCTTGTAGCAAAGACCTTTGTAAAGGCATTCCTACTACCAAgtattcacctttttttttcccctcctATTAGCTGTTTCTTTTTATGTGTGTTGTTGTTTTCTTGTTGTATGATTTCATCATTTGATGGTTCAATGTGTACAAGAATCtttcttgtttttgttttctgTTTTTAATGGGTACTACCCCGTAccatttatgtgatattttttgcTTTTCGTGAGTCGACTAAGCGTTGAAGCTAAATTGTGTTTAGATTAATTCAATATAATACTAAATTTTATATATTGGAAAACTACGTGAAAAGTAATAGTATAAgttacaacttttcccatattaaTTTGGTTAAAAAATGctatcttaaaatgttggtcagaGTCTTACTCTTCAACTCCCGGTAGTTTCTTCCTTTTTTCTATTGAAAGAGAGTGAGTGCAAACCTTATGGAGTATTAAATATcaaacggggggggggggggggataatggggttgctgctttttttttttttttttttttacattactTTGTGGCACATTATTGTTATTTTTATCTCTGTTGTTTCATTTTTCTAAGGTTGTATGATTTTATGTTCATGATGGGGTTCTTGGTATGTCTTTGTTATGCAAAGTGATGCTCAAATAAGTATTTTGTAGTAGTATTTTTCTTGTTCACTTGATAGTTCTTTTGCAATTTATGTGTAATATGGATAAAGTTTAGATTCAGTTAATGATTGCAAAGGGACTACAAATCCGAGTCCACGTGATTATACCAATTTATTGAACAAGACATTTTTTGCAAGGAATGTTGCTTTATGTATGTATCATTGCATTTTGTAAATTCACCTTTTCATTATAAAAAAATATCATTGCCTTGGGGTTTAACAGGATTGTTGCTATGGGTTTTTCTATTATCTTTATCTCCTGGTTGGATTCTGAGAGTtcctatcaaaaaaaaaaaaaaaaaaaacgagagtTCTTATGGAACAAAGGTCAAACAAGTTTACATACTGTTAGAAGGAAAATATTTTGTGTTGTCTACTATAGGGAAGATTAATTGTTAAGATCACATTAAGAAAATATTCTACTCCCAAAATATTGTAGATTTCACATTAAGATTGATTTTGGTTGAGATCAGGAAGTGTGAACTACCTTTAGAGAAgtacacaaaattttcatgtttcaCTATAttaaacgtctttgaaatctcttTCCTTGAAAATGGAAGTCTTATTGATGGcagaaaagaatatatatatatatatatatatatatatatatatatatatatatatatatatatatatatatttttttttttgttagcttAGTGCAAACCCTGAcaatgtatttcattttatgttCTTTTAGGCATATTGATTATTGCATGCACAGAGTAAATTTATTGCGCCATCATGGTGTCAAACCTATTCTTGTGTTTGACGGAGGTCCCTTACCAATGAAGATTGAACAGGAGAACAAGCGGGGAAGGTACTTATAAACTCCTAACTTTAACTTCTTAGTTGTGAGTTCCTTTTCTTTTTGATTGGTCTTAGTTCTGAGTTGTGAATTAGGTCTTAGTAATTATAAATCAGGTCTTAGTTATGTCAATAGAATTCCTATTTAGTTGTGATACCTGCCACAACTTACTTGTAAAGACTGGCCCCCTGTCACTTAAATTATCCTTTGACATACCACAAAGTTTAAATATTTGTTCCATGGATAGCTTGAGAACATTCACTGCAGAACAAGGATGTGAAATGGCTATAAAAGGGGCATACTTAGTCAATCTGTCCACTTCCACCCAAATGACAGTTTTTCCCCGGGACCTTGGCAACACTTATGACTCCCATACTGATGCTACTCCTTGGTAGATGAAGGTATCTTAAGAAGTTGAAGTAATCCAGGATATGCAGCTGAATCATATTTGTTCTTTTGACACGTCACATTTCTTAACCATAATTCACCACTTCTTCCCTCATTCTTTTTCAATAAAAGAGAGACGGTCCTTCTGTAGGTGTGATCAACCCCGGAATGACATCCATCTACCCGTCGTCTTGCCAATGAAGTTCTTTCTTCTTTCCACTTAAACCAGCTCAGATATATAGATAGATTAACCTTTCTAACTTCTCTCAACTTGCAAATCCTTTTATGGTCTCTATTGTCTTGTGCTGTCCTTCATTACAACCATATTCTTTCTCGGTGttttcctttactcttccttctataAAGAATATATAGCACGAAATTTGAGTCTAAGATAGTGCTGTTCATTGTAGAAAAGTTATTTAATGCAATTTTTGTAGTCACAATACTTCATACTTCCCCTGTTGAAAAAACGCTATTTGAGAGATTGACCTATGATTGTTATTTAGTCTCAGAATAATGCACGTTTTACTTAATTTTGAGTAAAAAGAAGATTTTTTGTAAGTGTGCCATTCAAGATGAGACTGGTGAAGTTATTCATACATTTTTCTGCAGGTCTAGGAAGGAAAATCTTTCTCGTGCAATAGAGCATGAAACTAATGGAAACATGACTGCTGCTTATGAGTGCTATCAGAAGGCTGTTGATATATCACCTTCAATGGCTCGCGATCTAATACAGGTACTGTATTCCAACATGATTTCATTACGGCAAAAAGTCAGCCTTTTGTTTCTGATAATCTAATATTTGCATTTGAAGGTCCTAAAGCTGGAAAATGTATGTTACGTAGTGGCTCCTTATGAAGCAGATGCCCAAATGACCTTTCTGGCCATCAGCAAACAGGTTGATGCTGTTATAACTGAGGACTCGGATTTAATAGCATTTGGTTGTCCCAGGGTAAGCTTTTGGCTGCTTTTTGGCAAGTTTGTTAGAAAATTTTCGTTTTATGCTGTTACAATGTTTTTGTACTTTGTTATGGAAGTCCTGGTACTTGTTTGTTGAATCCAGATCATTTACAAAATGGATAAGTTTGGGCAAGGTGTTGAGTTTCGGTATTCCAAGCTGGACCAAAATAAGGAACTGAATTTAACAGGTTTCACAAAGCAGATGCTTCTTGAGATGTGCATCTTGAGCGGTTGTGACTATTTGCAGTCCTTGCCTGGAATGGGCCTCAAAAAAGCTCATGCACTTATAAAAAAGTTCAAGAGTTCTGACAAAGTGAGTATTATTAGCTTATCTATTGACTTGCATTTATTACGGAGCACTTACATGAGCATGATAATAGAAACTAATTTGTTTGTTTACAGGTCATTAAGCACTTGAGGTACAATACTGCTGCAGTTTCTCCGCTGTATGAAGAATCTTTCAAAAAAGCAATTATGACTTTCCAGCATCAACGAGTTTATGATCTCATTACTGAAGATCTAGTTCATTTGTCCGAGCTCTCTGACCATGGTAGTCAAGATCTAGATTTCCTAGGCCCATATCCTTACAAATTTATTCTTTAAGCAACTTTGATGCCTGTAAGAATCAATCTCCTTTATTTTGGTTGGAGTTTTTTCTTTGAGCCATTCCTTAACCAGGAGAACGCTGATACCCACCGAAGTAGCTCAAGGAATAGCAAAAGGTGATATTGATCCTTTCACCATGAATCCCTTTCAGGTATTTAATTTTAGTCCTCTTTTCTTTAATGAAGTTTCTCCCTTTCAGTTCTCTTGAGTTAGAGGACCAACAACTTTTTGAGTGCTATTCCCTACATTTTTCTTCAAATCTACGTCATTATTTGCATTTATGCTCTAGCTTCAGCAATACTGATGTTCCCAATGTACTGAGGTTTGAAGGAAACTCGAGGCAGCCTATGGTAGTATGGTTAACCATCTTTTTAATGTTTTTGTCCCTATCAATAAGTTGACCTCTTTCTAAAATGACAATTTCTTCTCCCACTAATCTTAATTAATAAATGAATACTATGTACTAACTTAAAGTTGATTCGACAACTTTCTAACTCACTCTCTACCTTTTTATATTTTTAAGTGTACTTTTAAACCCTTTGCTACCAAACTCAACATAAGATTCCTCATTCCCTTAAAAATTACTTGAACTCCGCAAAAGTCGATGCAGGTCAATCAAAATGGCACAGGAGTAACTGAATATAGCGCCACATTCTGAGGGATATCTGGACTTTATTTCTTGTTCTAGTGAAGATCTGCATGCCGGCATGAAAACATAGTGGTTTTCTTGTTGCATAACACCTCTCCTAGCCATGCTTCTTTTTGTGTGTCTTCCTCTTTTATGATTATAGATGTTCATCCATTTCCATGCAAATGAAAACTATTCTTTGCAACTTTATGCAAAATTTGATGTAGTGTGCAAATGTTTCTTTCCTTTTATTAACCTTAGATATACTTCATATCAAGTCTATATTTCACTAAGTTATAGAATTATAATGCACCAGAAAGAAGGCAACGCTGCTGACCTGGTTCATAGCAGAACTTATGAACTGAATGACTTCAAAGTGGAAGGTGAAAGGAGGAAGCTTGATTTGCCTGCACAGAAAAATCTCCTGACCAACTACTTCTGTATCCTATTGTACTAGTACATAGATTTATACTATATACTGTTGTTGGGAGCCCAAAGCATCATTAACTGtgattctctttttctttttccatatGTTTACGACAATTGCTTTAGCAATGTACCTTCCATATTAGGAGGAGAAGCCTAACGGTATCTGAACATAGATTATCTTCTTCTTGTTTATGGCGTAAATCTGTATTTTGCAAGTAtttctctttttttgttttctctGAATAGAGTTATGGATATTATATTAGGTCTGACGTTCGCCAAGAGTCTTTTTGGCTGGTTAAAGACGTGTATGTCAGTGTAGCTATAAGTATGAAACTTAGAGAACCTCTTATTTTGGACAATTGTTAACCAACATTAGAATTAAACTCGTCCAGATAGGGCTGAATGGATATAGAGGGTTCATAAGTCATATCCACCTAGTTTAGGATTGAGTATAGTAATTTTAGTTGACTTTCCCAGCTATTGCGGAGAACTTACATCCAGAGACACTTGAGAGTTATGCGTAAAATCTTTTTCCCCGATGGGAGTTGTGTAATCTGCAGTTTGTAAAATCCTTCTTTCTGATGAAAGTTATGTTAGTCCCACCCCATCGGCGTTTGAATGTGTGCTAGATGTTAGGCCAAATAGAGTGGAATGGGTATAGGGGATTCATATAGCCGATGTCAGACTCGTTTGGGATTGAGGTGTAAATGTTGAGAGATATGTGAAGTTCAATTTTTTTGTATCCATACAGGAACAATAGTAAATGATTCTCTGATATTTGGTAAGCTTGTGTGTCCTTTAACATTTATAGGCACTGCTTCTCTTGAAGCAAAACAGAAATTTAGGGCACCAAGAACTAGCCCTATTGTTCCAAATTCAAAGGTTGGAGTTTCAAGCCCTTGGGCAGGCAGTAGAGCTGACTCTTATAAATTCGAGAGCTTGTCAATGTCCTCGCCTGATCCTCTGGGTGTATCTTCTGCTCGGGTGAGATTAATGGTTTTGCAGTTACTACTCTGACAATAACATTGTTGTATCATATCGGAATTTTGATTGCATCTCTCTGAATAGTAATTTCCTCTCTTTAGGTGGATGATGATATTCTCTTGAAAGCTTCCATGTATTTGGAGTCAAAAAGTCAAGGTAAAGATACAGAATTCTATAGAGCATCAATAATTGCAGTTAAATACTTTCTTTCCTTGTGTTCTCCGAGCAGGACTACCACAAGAGGAAGAAATTGCAAATGGCCTAGGACTACAAACTGTTCCA
Above is a genomic segment from Lycium barbarum isolate Lr01 chromosome 12, ASM1917538v2, whole genome shotgun sequence containing:
- the LOC132623942 gene encoding exonuclease 1 isoform X2, with the protein product MGIQGLLPLLKSIMLPINIKDLKGCNVAVDTYSWLHKGALSCSKDLCKGIPTTKHIDYCMHRVNLLRHHGVKPILVFDGGPLPMKIEQENKRGRSRKENLSRAIEHETNGNMTAAYECYQKAVDISPSMARDLIQVLKLENVCYVVAPYEADAQMTFLAISKQVDAVITEDSDLIAFGCPRIIYKMDKFGQGVEFRYSKLDQNKELNLTGFTKQMLLEMCILSGCDYLQSLPGMGLKKAHALIKKFKSSDKVIKHLRYNTAAVSPLYEESFKKAIMTFQHQRVYDLITEDLVHLSELSDHGSQDLDFLGPLIPTEVAQGIAKGDIDPFTMNPFQKEGNAADLVHSRTYELNDFKVEGERRKLDLPAQKNLLTNYFCTASLEAKQKFRAPRTSPIVPNSKVGVSSPWAGSRADSYKFESLSMSSPDPLGVSSARVDDDILLKASMYLESKSQGLPQEEEIANGLGLQTVPLQHPICKPCITLSNERALDLSESKTRAAKNKVIVRSSYFLKNNKKEDFQDDKREINEAANDKSRSSMRENDFDSMADARNGAVLAAVKNAVPRSSYFQHKPSAESVPAGDTEEKEKEKKRVIVRSSYFQKNLANENSHGNSDVAVELEHTYPRDSSGNDCSERGLKKRKVTFIDTVQTENASADCLEADTSGYQGDFNSNLDDSTKETKKGQGKFGSNISHLGDYSQISEKSMENFVSVISSFRYTSNGSRASGLRAPLKDIKNTSTNRSSIDMDLSKFVYKPTKQKQLSARRKVQL
- the LOC132623942 gene encoding exonuclease 1 isoform X1, with the protein product MGIQGLLPLLKSIMLPINIKDLKGCNVAVDTYSWLHKGALSCSKDLCKGIPTTKHIDYCMHRVNLLRHHGVKPILVFDGGPLPMKIEQENKRGRSRKENLSRAIEHETNGNMTAAYECYQKAVDISPSMARDLIQVLKLENVCYVVAPYEADAQMTFLAISKQVDAVITEDSDLIAFGCPRIIYKMDKFGQGVEFRYSKLDQNKELNLTGFTKQMLLEMCILSGCDYLQSLPGMGLKKAHALIKKFKSSDKVIKHLRYNTAAVSPLYEESFKKAIMTFQHQRVYDLITEDLVHLSELSDHGSQDLDFLGPLIPTEVAQGIAKGDIDPFTMNPFQKEGNAADLVHSRTYELNDFKVEGERRKLDLPAQKNLLTNYFCTASLEAKQKFRAPRTSPIVPNSKVGVSSPWAGSRADSYKFESLSMSSPDPLGVSSARVDDDILLKASMYLESKSQGLPQEEEIANGLGLQTVPLQHPICKPCITLSNERALDLSESKTRAAKNKVIVRSSYFLKNNKKEDFQDDKREINEAANDKSRSSMRENDFDSMADARNGAVLAAVKNAVPRSSYFQHKPSAESVPAGDTEEKEKEKKRVIVRSSYFQKNLANENSHGNSDVAVELEHTYPRDSSGNDCSERGLKKRKVTFIDTVQTENASADCLEADTSGYQGDFNSNLDDSTKETKKGQGKFGSNISHLGDYSQISEKSMENFVSVISSFRYTSNGSRASGLRAPLKDIKNTSTNRSSIDMDLSKFVYKPTKQKQLSARRKDTR
- the LOC132623942 gene encoding exonuclease 1 isoform X3 codes for the protein MGIQGLLPLLKSIMLPINIKDLKGCNVAVDTYSWLHKGALSCSKDLCKGIPTTKHIDYCMHRVNLLRHHGVKPILVFDGGPLPMKIEQENKRGRSRKENLSRAIEHETNGNMTAAYECYQKAVDISPSMARDLIQVLKLENVCYVVAPYEADAQMTFLAISKQVDAVITEDSDLIAFGCPRIIYKMDKFGQGVEFRYSKLDQNKELNLTGFTKQMLLEMCILSGCDYLQSLPGMGLKKAHALIKKFKSSDKVIKHLRYNTAAVSPLYEESFKKAIMTFQHQRVYDLITEDLVHLSELSDHGSQDLDFLGPLIPTEVAQGIAKGDIDPFTMNPFQKEGNAADLVHSRTYELNDFKVEGERRKLDLPAQKNLLTNYFCTASLEAKQKFRAPRTSPIVPNSKVGVSSPWAGSRADSYKFESLSMSSPDPLGVSSARVDDDILLKASMYLESKSQGLPQEEEIANGLGLQTVPLQHPICKPCITLSNERALDLSESKTRAAKNKVIVRSSYFLKNNKKEDFQDDKREINEAANDKSRSSMRENDFDSMADARNGAVLAAVKNAVPRSSYFQHKPSAESGDTEEKEKEKKRVIVRSSYFQKNLANENSHGNSDVAVELEHTYPRDSSGNDCSERGLKKRKVTFIDTVQTENASADCLEADTSGYQGDFNSNLDDSTKETKKGQGKFGSNISHLGDYSQISEKSMENFVSVISSFRYTSNGSRASGLRAPLKDIKNTSTNRSSIDMDLSKFVYKPTKQKQLSARRKDTR